The sequence AGGCAGATTGAGGTGGGCGAGGACTTGGCTAATCAGATCGCTGAAGGTAACAGCTGTATCTCGGGCGTCATGATCGAGAGTCATCTTCATGAAGGGCAGCAGAGCGTTGAGCCCGGTGTGCAGCCGGAGTTCGGCATCAGCATCACCGATGCCTGCCTTGGTTGGGAAGATACCGAGGCCCTACTCAATACCATGGCCGAAGCCGTACGCAAACGCAGGGGTTCTGCAGCCGCGTAAACAATTCTGAACAAGGTACAAAAAAAAGCGCGGCTGTTAAGCCGCGCTTTTTTTAATGGATCAAGTTTTGAATTACTCTTCGTCTCTCTTTTTGGCCTCATTCACGCGCAGGGTGCGACCTGCATAATCGGTGTCGTTGAGGTGGTTAATGGCGGCAAGAGCCTGAGCAGTCTCCATCTCGACAAAGGCGTAACCCTTAAAGCGGCGGCTGCGACGATCCTTTACCAGACGGATATCTACCACTTTTCCGAATGGAGCGAACAGGTTGCTGATCTCTTCTTTACCGATGTTAAATGGCAGGTTGCCGACATAGATGTTGCGGGTGCCACTTTCTTGGCTGCTGGCCCCCTCTTTGTTGGGGTAG comes from Mariprofundus aestuarium and encodes:
- a CDS encoding RNA recognition motif domain-containing protein → MSFSCFIKLLVAAIVVSVVGSYAIQLVGLDSIHPSSLFASGLTLGTIFGGLLVALYPNKEGASSQESGTRNIYVGNLPFNIGKEEISNLFAPFGKVVDIRLVKDRRSRRFKGYAFVEMETAQALAAINHLNDTDYAGRTLRVNEAKKRDEE